The following are encoded in a window of Vespa crabro chromosome 2, iyVesCrab1.2, whole genome shotgun sequence genomic DNA:
- the LOC124433091 gene encoding mitotic spindle assembly checkpoint protein MAD2B isoform X1 — translation MSQTKIVTSDILLEFLEVAFNHILYYRKLYPKEIFVKKKIYGAVVHISEQPELNEYLKNVLTAIRELLKEDENSIKAVNLVVFNKNRIPIEKFVFDFVKLQAQGIEIDPYYLKTEEALRTICLKLSICETYLNPLPEDASFSIEIQTYETAHVSLSENPLCEDFPWIVEDENKKMINKKLLPLKTVKTECLNLQMKLYDKFVHDNTKADKIELHRNLLR, via the exons atgtcacAAACTAAAATAG tcACCAGTGATATCCTCCTAGAATTCTTGGAGGTGGCATTTAATCATATactttattatagaaaattatatccaaaagaaatctttgttaagaaaaaaatatatggcgCTGTGGTTCATATCTCTGAACAGCCAGAACttaatgaatatttgaaaaatgttttaactGCTATTAGAGAATTActtaaagaagatgaaaacaGTATCAAAGCTGTCAATCttgttgtttttaataaaaatagaattccCATAGAAAAGTTTGTCTTTGATTTTGTTAAATTACAAGCTCAAGGAATTGA AATTGATCCATACTATCTTAAAACCGAAGAAGCTTTAAGAACAATCTGTTTAAAATTGTCCATATGTGAGACATATTTAAATCCTCTTCCTGAAGATGCATCATTTTCTATAGAAATTCAAACATATGAAACTGCACACGTGTCTCTCAGTGAAAATCCATTATGTGAGGATTTTCCATGGATTGTTGaggatgaaaataagaaaatgattaataaaaaattattaccgcTGAAGACAGTTAAGACAGAATGTTTAAATTTACAGAT GAAGTTATACGATAAGTTCGTCCATGATAATACGAAAGCAGATAAGATTGAACTGCATAGAAAT
- the LOC124433091 gene encoding mitotic spindle assembly checkpoint protein MAD2B isoform X3, with amino-acid sequence MSQTKIVTSDILLEFLEVAFNHILYYRKLYPKEIFVKKKIYGAVVHISEQPELNEYLKNVLTAIRELLKEDENSIKAVNLVVFNKNRIPIEKFVFDFVKLQAQGIEIDPYYLKTEEALRTICLKLSICETYLNPLPEDASFSIEIQTYETAHVSLSENPLCEDFPWIVEDENKKMINKKLLPLKTVKTECLNLQI; translated from the exons atgtcacAAACTAAAATAG tcACCAGTGATATCCTCCTAGAATTCTTGGAGGTGGCATTTAATCATATactttattatagaaaattatatccaaaagaaatctttgttaagaaaaaaatatatggcgCTGTGGTTCATATCTCTGAACAGCCAGAACttaatgaatatttgaaaaatgttttaactGCTATTAGAGAATTActtaaagaagatgaaaacaGTATCAAAGCTGTCAATCttgttgtttttaataaaaatagaattccCATAGAAAAGTTTGTCTTTGATTTTGTTAAATTACAAGCTCAAGGAATTGA AATTGATCCATACTATCTTAAAACCGAAGAAGCTTTAAGAACAATCTGTTTAAAATTGTCCATATGTGAGACATATTTAAATCCTCTTCCTGAAGATGCATCATTTTCTATAGAAATTCAAACATATGAAACTGCACACGTGTCTCTCAGTGAAAATCCATTATGTGAGGATTTTCCATGGATTGTTGaggatgaaaataagaaaatgattaataaaaaattattaccgcTGAAGACAGTTAAGACAGAATGTTTAAATTTACAGAT ataa
- the LOC124433091 gene encoding mitotic spindle assembly checkpoint protein MAD2B isoform X2: MSQTKIVTSDILLEFLEVAFNHILYYRKLYPKEIFVKKKIYGAVVHISEQPELNEYLKNVLTAIRELLKEDENSIKAVNLVVFNKNRIPIEKFVFDFVKLQAQGIEIDPYYLKTEEALRTICLKLSICETYLNPLPEDASFSIEIQTYETAHVSLSENPLCEDFPWIVEDENKKMINKKLLPLKTVKTECLNLQMYVLQNADIEDTL; the protein is encoded by the exons atgtcacAAACTAAAATAG tcACCAGTGATATCCTCCTAGAATTCTTGGAGGTGGCATTTAATCATATactttattatagaaaattatatccaaaagaaatctttgttaagaaaaaaatatatggcgCTGTGGTTCATATCTCTGAACAGCCAGAACttaatgaatatttgaaaaatgttttaactGCTATTAGAGAATTActtaaagaagatgaaaacaGTATCAAAGCTGTCAATCttgttgtttttaataaaaatagaattccCATAGAAAAGTTTGTCTTTGATTTTGTTAAATTACAAGCTCAAGGAATTGA AATTGATCCATACTATCTTAAAACCGAAGAAGCTTTAAGAACAATCTGTTTAAAATTGTCCATATGTGAGACATATTTAAATCCTCTTCCTGAAGATGCATCATTTTCTATAGAAATTCAAACATATGAAACTGCACACGTGTCTCTCAGTGAAAATCCATTATGTGAGGATTTTCCATGGATTGTTGaggatgaaaataagaaaatgattaataaaaaattattaccgcTGAAGACAGTTAAGACAGAATGTTTAAATTTACAGATGTATGTACTCCAAAATGCAGATATTGAAGATACATTATAA